In Chryseobacterium lactis, a single genomic region encodes these proteins:
- a CDS encoding alpha/beta hydrolase-fold protein has translation MRFELYTEEKDDRPVFITGNFNNWNPKDYNYQLVQTDSCNYYIEIKDEPLPDDIEYKFTKGGWENVELDQYGNITPNRKIKKAAGKSSDIVEKWRLNWGPFKKEFFPIAEVISEEFYIPQLDRHRKVWAVLPYDYHTSEKSYPVLYLQDAQNLFNEGSDFGNWEIDKKLSILAEYGRGDVIVIAIEHGSQNRIKEYIFDNDNIANGSEGKKYIRFITDTLKPFVDENYRTKKDRDNTGIGGSSLGALISIYSGFLYPEVYSKLLIFSPSLWVEPNNNFPMMNFRVPFKTKIYLYGGGQEGSKMVKRIRIFEEYLKRWEKKNLFDFEFRTSINPEGTHSEFYWSQEFPRAIEWLFYDNTENPVEVKPQQQSIKN, from the coding sequence ATGAGATTTGAACTTTATACCGAAGAAAAAGACGACAGACCGGTATTTATCACCGGAAATTTTAACAACTGGAACCCAAAAGATTACAACTATCAGCTAGTACAAACGGATTCTTGCAATTATTATATTGAAATTAAAGACGAGCCTCTTCCTGATGATATTGAGTATAAATTCACCAAAGGAGGTTGGGAAAATGTAGAATTGGATCAATATGGAAACATCACTCCTAACCGAAAAATTAAAAAGGCTGCCGGAAAATCTTCCGATATTGTTGAAAAATGGAGGCTGAACTGGGGACCTTTTAAGAAAGAATTCTTTCCAATTGCAGAAGTAATTTCTGAAGAATTTTATATTCCACAGCTTGACCGACATCGTAAAGTCTGGGCTGTACTTCCCTATGATTATCATACTTCTGAAAAAAGTTATCCTGTTCTATATTTACAGGATGCACAGAATCTTTTTAATGAAGGAAGTGATTTCGGAAACTGGGAAATAGATAAAAAGCTATCTATCCTCGCAGAATATGGGCGGGGTGATGTAATCGTCATTGCCATAGAACATGGAAGTCAGAATAGAATTAAGGAATATATTTTCGACAATGATAATATTGCGAACGGTTCAGAAGGAAAAAAATATATCCGTTTTATTACAGACACTTTAAAGCCTTTTGTGGATGAAAATTACCGCACCAAAAAAGATCGTGACAACACTGGAATCGGAGGAAGTTCCCTGGGAGCTCTTATCAGCATATATAGTGGATTTCTTTATCCTGAAGTCTACTCTAAATTGTTGATTTTTTCTCCTTCTCTCTGGGTTGAACCAAATAATAATTTCCCAATGATGAACTTCCGGGTTCCTTTTAAAACAAAAATTTATTTATATGGCGGTGGGCAGGAAGGATCCAAAATGGTGAAAAGGATCCGTATTTTTGAAGAGTATTTAAAAAGATGGGAAAAAAAGAATCTTTTTGATTTTGAATTCAGAACCAGTATCAATCCTGAAGGGACACACAGCGAATTTTACTGGTCACAGGAGTTCCCGAGAGCCATTGAATGGCTGTTTTATGATAATACAGAAAACCCTGTCGAAGTAAAACCACAACAACAAAGCATTAAGAACTAA
- a CDS encoding leucyl aminopeptidase family protein, which translates to MKLINKKNKNYTQVFHVFTEEEWTKSNKNFNKNIATFFTGKKHEVFINAHEEGITYFIGLGKSTLQSFEIQQVAVKFSQSQKEKLQAVPTLMLADFMNEKQFEEFVKGLLIGTYNYPFEKTHPFWNTKFELHFENLSQKKLDHIGQKAEALSNGQIACQEWLNKPANLKRPDTFSLYLKTLAKKHELKYTVFNRKKCEELGLGAYLSVNQGSAYDAAFTILEYKTTVKNAKTFGLVGKCVLFDTGGISIKNSANLHYMKSDMGGATTVLGTLIYAAEMELPVNIVAVLPITDNAVSEKALLPSDVITAYNGKTIEVIDTDAEGRLILADGLSYLSKNYKTDFMIDLATLTGSSVRMFGDTCGAMFSNNEELKNLLIKTGDQTNQRLWNLPLWDVWNNDIQSDVADLKNISLKPVGDCIIAAKFLEQFIENHPKWAHLDIAGVAFGNVGYAKEKAATGFGVQLLADLIENYH; encoded by the coding sequence ATGAAATTAATCAATAAAAAAAACAAAAATTACACTCAGGTTTTCCATGTATTCACAGAAGAAGAATGGACGAAATCAAATAAAAATTTTAACAAAAACATCGCTACCTTTTTTACAGGCAAGAAACATGAAGTCTTCATCAATGCCCATGAAGAAGGAATCACTTACTTTATTGGCCTTGGAAAATCGACTTTACAATCTTTCGAAATACAACAGGTTGCCGTAAAGTTTTCGCAAAGTCAAAAGGAAAAATTACAAGCTGTTCCAACTTTGATGCTTGCAGATTTTATGAATGAAAAACAGTTTGAAGAATTCGTAAAAGGGCTTTTAATCGGAACATACAATTATCCTTTTGAAAAAACACATCCTTTCTGGAATACTAAGTTTGAGCTTCATTTCGAGAATTTAAGTCAGAAAAAATTAGATCATATTGGTCAGAAAGCTGAAGCATTAAGTAACGGACAGATTGCCTGTCAGGAATGGTTGAATAAACCTGCCAATCTTAAAAGGCCGGATACTTTCAGTTTATACCTTAAAACCCTGGCCAAAAAGCATGAATTAAAATACACGGTTTTTAACAGGAAGAAATGCGAGGAACTAGGTTTGGGAGCTTATCTTTCAGTGAATCAGGGAAGCGCCTATGATGCAGCATTTACTATTTTAGAATATAAAACCACTGTTAAAAATGCCAAAACTTTCGGTCTGGTCGGAAAATGTGTCTTGTTTGACACCGGAGGAATTTCCATCAAAAATTCAGCTAATCTCCATTATATGAAATCCGATATGGGCGGCGCTACAACTGTTCTGGGAACATTGATCTATGCTGCTGAAATGGAACTTCCAGTTAATATTGTAGCAGTTCTTCCTATCACCGACAATGCCGTTTCGGAAAAAGCATTGCTTCCAAGTGATGTTATCACCGCTTACAACGGAAAAACCATTGAGGTTATAGATACTGACGCAGAAGGAAGATTGATCCTTGCTGACGGACTGTCTTATCTTTCCAAAAATTATAAAACAGATTTCATGATCGATCTGGCTACATTAACGGGAAGTTCAGTACGAATGTTCGGGGATACCTGCGGAGCCATGTTTTCCAATAATGAAGAATTGAAAAATCTATTGATAAAAACAGGGGATCAGACCAACCAACGGCTATGGAATCTTCCCTTGTGGGATGTTTGGAATAATGACATTCAATCTGATGTAGCAGACCTTAAAAACATCTCCCTGAAACCTGTCGGAGACTGTATTATTGCCGCCAAATTTTTAGAGCAATTCATTGAAAATCACCCTAAGTGGGCGCATTTGGACATAGCCGGTGTCGCCTTCGGAAATGTAGGATATGCTAAAGAAAAAGCAGCAACTGGTTTTGGGGTTCAATTGCTCGCGGATTTAATTGAAAATTATCATTAA
- a CDS encoding ATP-grasp domain-containing protein: MEEKTIVCISCYYKGYDFMDEMKKLGNKIILVTSENLKEKNWPWHAIDEVFYMPELKPSVWNLEHLIQGFSHLMKTRKVDAVVALDDYDVEKAALIRETFRIPGMGQTTHRYFRDKLAMRQKAKDSGINVPEFTAVFNDDTVNEFADRVPAPWVLKPRSEASASGIKKITSKEQLHEALDVLGEERHLFLLESFKPGDVYHVDSLTFNKEIVFTSASKYLAPPMQVSHEGGVFRSKTLGRYSEEFKALDEINSKVLSNFGLMNGATHTEFIHGKEDGKWYFLETSSRVGGAHIPDLVEASSSINIWREWAKIEDALLRNKTYTALPPTEYYSGLIVALIKDKEPDYNSFECEEVVKFLPIEYHVGIVYKSSDANIIQERLDAAAEKIHAEMLNILPPKSTKLSS, from the coding sequence ATGGAGGAGAAAACTATTGTATGCATTTCGTGCTATTACAAAGGCTATGATTTCATGGATGAAATGAAAAAGCTTGGTAATAAAATAATCTTAGTAACATCAGAAAACCTTAAAGAAAAAAACTGGCCCTGGCACGCTATTGACGAAGTATTCTACATGCCGGAGCTAAAGCCGTCTGTCTGGAATCTGGAACATCTGATTCAAGGATTTTCACACTTAATGAAAACCAGAAAAGTGGATGCTGTAGTTGCCCTTGATGATTATGATGTGGAAAAAGCTGCTCTGATCAGGGAAACATTTCGTATTCCAGGGATGGGACAAACAACACACCGTTATTTCAGAGATAAACTGGCTATGCGCCAGAAGGCTAAAGATTCCGGGATCAATGTACCTGAGTTCACTGCTGTTTTCAATGATGATACCGTCAATGAATTTGCAGACAGAGTCCCGGCTCCATGGGTATTGAAACCCCGCTCGGAGGCATCAGCATCCGGTATTAAGAAGATTACTTCTAAAGAACAGCTTCATGAAGCATTAGATGTCCTTGGTGAAGAACGTCATCTCTTTTTGCTGGAAAGTTTTAAGCCCGGTGATGTATACCATGTAGACAGTCTTACTTTTAATAAAGAAATTGTGTTCACTTCCGCATCAAAATACCTGGCTCCGCCGATGCAGGTTTCACATGAAGGAGGCGTATTCCGATCCAAAACATTGGGAAGATATTCTGAAGAGTTTAAAGCACTTGATGAGATCAATTCCAAAGTGCTTTCCAATTTTGGACTTATGAACGGCGCCACTCATACGGAGTTTATTCACGGAAAAGAGGATGGAAAATGGTATTTCCTTGAAACATCATCAAGAGTGGGAGGCGCTCATATTCCTGACCTTGTAGAAGCTTCAAGCAGTATTAATATCTGGCGGGAATGGGCAAAAATTGAAGACGCCTTACTAAGAAACAAAACTTACACAGCTCTCCCTCCTACCGAATATTATTCAGGACTCATTGTAGCCTTAATCAAAGATAAAGAACCGGATTATAATAGTTTTGAATGTGAGGAAGTGGTAAAATTTCTTCCCATAGAGTACCATGTCGGAATTGTTTATAAATCCAGTGATGCCAATATCATCCAGGAAAGATTAGACGCCGCCGCTGAAAAGATCCATGCAGAAATGCTCAACATTTTGCCTCCCAAAAGCACTAAGCTGAGCAGCTAA
- a CDS encoding alpha/beta hydrolase-fold protein yields the protein MPHIEHTDYYSNILGTSLKVEVTGHFGHPVIMFPTSQGQYTQNHDFHLNGSINWFVEQGKVKLYNIQTIDSWSFYDDKISPQQRIRNYERYVQFLIKEFVPYIQKLHKTHRVAVAGASFGGYHAANFAFRFPDVVSHLFCLSGAFSIRNFMDGYSDDLVYYNCPREFIRNDEAWKYKHMHIVLSTSDQDICRDKNIEMAEILRVKGIDFWYDERKWIGHDWPLWRMVFPTFIGAYFS from the coding sequence ATGCCTCATATAGAACATACAGATTATTATTCAAACATATTGGGAACAAGCCTTAAAGTGGAAGTAACCGGGCATTTTGGCCATCCCGTCATCATGTTTCCTACTTCCCAGGGACAATATACCCAAAATCATGATTTCCACCTTAACGGAAGTATCAACTGGTTTGTAGAACAGGGAAAAGTAAAACTTTATAACATCCAAACCATCGATAGCTGGAGCTTTTATGATGATAAAATATCACCCCAGCAAAGGATAAGAAACTACGAAAGGTATGTGCAGTTTCTCATTAAAGAATTTGTACCATACATTCAAAAGCTGCATAAAACACATCGTGTCGCCGTTGCAGGAGCCAGCTTTGGAGGATATCATGCCGCCAACTTTGCTTTCAGGTTTCCGGATGTGGTTTCGCATTTGTTTTGTCTCTCCGGCGCTTTCAGTATAAGGAATTTTATGGACGGATATTCTGATGATCTGGTATACTACAATTGTCCCAGAGAATTTATAAGGAATGACGAAGCATGGAAGTACAAACATATGCATATTGTATTGAGTACTTCCGATCAGGATATATGCAGGGATAAAAACATTGAAATGGCAGAAATATTAAGAGTTAAAGGCATCGATTTCTGGTATGATGAAAGAAAATGGATCGGCCATGACTGGCCATTGTGGAGAATGGTATTTCCAACCTTTATAGGAGCTTATTTTTCTTAA
- a CDS encoding ATP-grasp domain-containing protein: MAKKVGILFGMEDTFPWAFIDKVNELGGGEIIAEPVTIDKLEQGADYGYAVIIDRISQDVPFYRAYLKNAALNGTYVINNPFWWSADEKFFNNALMIKLGIPLPKTVLLPSHERPTNTSETSFRNLKFPHDWEYIFNYVGFPAYMKPHDGGGWKSVYRVENPDDLWNKLGETEQLVMMVQEEIVFDDYYRVYCLGRKYVHIMPYEPRNAPHLRYATTHQTEGAELEKLLKTIHDYTITMNEALGYDFNTVEFAVRDGIPYAIDFCNPAPDADKNSVGEENFAWIVEHAAKLAVEKAKEYVPGKPNITWGTFVKDSIK; encoded by the coding sequence ATGGCAAAAAAAGTAGGAATTCTATTTGGTATGGAAGATACGTTTCCCTGGGCATTTATAGACAAAGTAAATGAATTGGGAGGTGGAGAAATCATAGCTGAACCTGTAACGATTGATAAACTTGAACAAGGTGCAGATTATGGATATGCCGTTATCATTGACAGAATTTCACAGGATGTTCCTTTTTACAGAGCGTATCTGAAAAACGCAGCACTTAATGGCACTTATGTAATCAATAATCCCTTTTGGTGGAGTGCTGACGAAAAGTTTTTCAATAATGCCCTGATGATCAAACTGGGAATTCCGTTACCAAAAACTGTACTTCTACCCTCGCATGAAAGACCGACCAATACTTCGGAAACCTCATTCAGAAATCTGAAATTCCCCCATGACTGGGAATATATTTTTAATTATGTTGGATTTCCTGCTTACATGAAACCTCATGACGGAGGTGGATGGAAAAGCGTATACCGGGTAGAAAATCCGGATGATCTCTGGAATAAACTGGGAGAAACAGAACAATTGGTAATGATGGTACAGGAAGAAATTGTATTTGATGATTATTACAGAGTATATTGTCTTGGCAGAAAATATGTCCACATCATGCCTTATGAGCCGAGAAATGCTCCTCATTTAAGATATGCAACAACGCACCAAACTGAAGGTGCAGAGCTTGAAAAACTATTGAAAACCATTCATGATTATACCATTACAATGAATGAAGCATTGGGCTATGATTTCAATACGGTAGAATTTGCAGTAAGAGATGGGATTCCTTATGCCATTGACTTCTGTAATCCTGCTCCGGATGCAGATAAGAATTCTGTGGGTGAAGAAAATTTCGCATGGATTGTAGAACATGCCGCCAAACTGGCCGTTGAAAAAGCAAAAGAATATGTTCCGGGAAAACCTAATATCACTTGGGGAACTTTCGTGAAAGATTCAATAAAATAA
- a CDS encoding carboxylate-amine ligase, with amino-acid sequence MHQFTIGIEEEYQIIDVESRDLVSHVSKIIEGGKAVLSENLKHEMHESMIEMETGICQNIQEAKAELTNLRRHLINIAHEQGLRVSGGGTHPFSHWSDNNITQGERYVKIVDDMGDVARENLIFGLHVHIGIPNREEGVRIQNVMRYFLPHVYALSTNSPFWIGRYTGFKSYRQEVFVKFPRTGIPSYFNSLAEFDSYVDLLVKTGTIDNAKKIWWDLRVHPFYPTIEFRICDMPLRIDETVCLAAIMQSLVAKIYKLHQQNLSFRSYRRLLLNENKWRASKSGIEAHLIDFGKEESVPYPHLLKELLEFIDDVVDDLGCREEVEYAWKILENGTGADRQLQIFKETGDLTKVVDYMISETEYGITHGETAS; translated from the coding sequence ATGCATCAATTTACTATTGGAATCGAAGAAGAATATCAAATCATTGATGTTGAAAGCAGAGATCTTGTTTCTCATGTTTCAAAGATCATTGAAGGCGGAAAGGCTGTTTTAAGTGAAAACCTAAAGCACGAAATGCACGAATCTATGATTGAAATGGAAACGGGTATCTGTCAGAATATTCAGGAGGCAAAAGCAGAATTAACCAACTTGAGGCGTCACCTGATCAATATTGCTCATGAGCAGGGATTACGGGTTTCCGGAGGCGGCACACATCCTTTCTCCCACTGGTCAGATAATAACATTACCCAAGGAGAAAGATACGTCAAAATTGTAGACGACATGGGAGATGTTGCTCGTGAAAATCTTATTTTCGGGCTTCATGTACACATTGGAATCCCCAACCGTGAAGAAGGGGTAAGAATCCAGAATGTCATGCGTTATTTTTTACCACATGTCTACGCTCTTTCTACCAATTCCCCGTTTTGGATCGGAAGATATACAGGATTTAAATCCTACCGACAGGAAGTTTTTGTGAAATTTCCCAGAACCGGTATTCCGAGCTATTTTAATTCTCTGGCAGAATTTGACAGCTATGTTGATCTTCTGGTAAAAACCGGAACCATCGACAATGCCAAAAAAATCTGGTGGGATCTGCGGGTACACCCCTTCTATCCTACGATTGAATTCAGAATCTGTGATATGCCGTTAAGAATTGATGAAACCGTTTGTCTGGCTGCTATCATGCAAAGTCTCGTAGCAAAAATCTATAAACTGCACCAGCAAAATTTAAGCTTCAGAAGCTACAGAAGGCTGTTGTTAAATGAAAATAAATGGCGTGCTTCCAAAAGCGGTATTGAAGCTCATCTTATTGATTTTGGGAAGGAAGAATCAGTGCCATATCCTCATTTACTGAAAGAACTTTTAGAATTTATCGACGACGTAGTAGACGATCTGGGATGCAGAGAAGAAGTAGAATATGCCTGGAAAATACTGGAAAACGGAACCGGTGCAGACCGACAACTTCAGATCTTCAAGGAAACAGGCGATCTTACCAAAGTCGTGGATTATATGATCTCTGAAACAGAATATGGTATCACTCATGGAGAAACCGCTTCATAA
- a CDS encoding type 1 glutamine amidotransferase, with protein sequence MKDIRIALLDMNNNHVNQGFRNIKEISETFQQNSEENVVIQTFDVRFKDEMPEIGDFDIFISSGGPGDPHREGLAWEDRFADFLDTIFEHNKNHEDKKYLFLICHSFQLASIHWKLGNICKRKSYSFGVMPVHKTEEGKNEFLFKNLQDPFYAVDSRAYQFIEPDLDRFEKLGMKMMAIEKFRPHINLERAVMAVRFSDEIFGTQFHPEASPQALIENLKDDKNKEAMIENFGMEKYLETMDRIDDEDKIILTRHQILPRFLQLAKENILKEAESLA encoded by the coding sequence ATGAAAGATATTCGAATTGCTCTGCTGGACATGAACAACAACCATGTTAATCAAGGCTTTAGAAATATTAAAGAAATTTCTGAAACATTTCAGCAGAATTCTGAAGAAAATGTAGTGATCCAAACATTTGATGTGAGGTTTAAAGATGAAATGCCGGAAATCGGAGATTTTGATATATTTATTTCTTCAGGTGGCCCGGGAGATCCGCACAGAGAAGGTCTTGCGTGGGAAGATCGGTTTGCTGATTTTTTAGATACCATTTTCGAACACAATAAAAATCATGAAGATAAAAAATACCTCTTCCTGATTTGCCACTCTTTCCAACTGGCAAGTATCCACTGGAAATTAGGGAATATCTGCAAGAGAAAATCTTATTCTTTTGGAGTGATGCCCGTTCATAAAACGGAAGAAGGCAAGAATGAATTTTTGTTTAAAAACCTTCAGGATCCTTTTTATGCCGTAGATTCCAGAGCATATCAATTTATTGAGCCTGATCTGGATCGTTTTGAAAAGCTTGGAATGAAGATGATGGCTATTGAGAAATTCCGTCCTCATATCAACCTGGAAAGAGCGGTAATGGCTGTTCGTTTTTCTGATGAAATATTTGGAACTCAGTTCCACCCGGAGGCCAGTCCTCAGGCACTTATTGAGAATCTGAAAGATGATAAAAACAAAGAAGCGATGATCGAGAATTTCGGAATGGAAAAGTATCTTGAAACAATGGACAGGATAGATGACGAAGATAAAATCATTCTGACCAGACACCAGATTCTTCCACGATTTCTTCAGTTAGCAAAGGAAAACATTTTAAAAGAAGCTGAATCTTTGGCTTAA